From Streptomyces sp. NBC_00370, a single genomic window includes:
- the bldD gene encoding transcriptional regulator BldD, giving the protein MSSEYAKQLGAKLRAIRTQQGLSLHGVEEKSQGRWKAVVVGSYERGDRAVTVQRLAELADFYGVPVQELLPGTTPGGAAEPPPKLVLDLERLAHVPQEKAGPLQRYAATIQSQRGDYNGKVLSIRQDDLRTLAVIYDQSPSVLTEQLISWGVLDADARRAVAHEEV; this is encoded by the coding sequence ATGTCCAGCGAATACGCAAAGCAGCTCGGGGCCAAACTCCGCGCCATCCGCACCCAGCAGGGCCTCTCGCTCCATGGCGTTGAGGAGAAGTCGCAGGGCCGCTGGAAGGCCGTCGTCGTCGGTTCGTACGAGCGCGGCGACCGTGCCGTGACCGTGCAGCGGCTCGCCGAGTTGGCTGATTTCTACGGGGTCCCGGTGCAGGAGCTCCTTCCCGGCACGACGCCCGGCGGCGCCGCCGAGCCGCCGCCGAAGCTCGTCCTGGACCTGGAGCGCCTCGCCCACGTACCGCAGGAGAAGGCCGGCCCGCTGCAGCGCTACGCGGCGACGATCCAGAGCCAGCGCGGCGACTACAACGGCAAGGTGCTGTCGATCCGCCAGGACGACCTGCGCACGCTGGCCGTCATCTACGACCAGTCGCCCTCGGTCCTGACCGAGCAGCTCATCAGCTGGGGTGTGCTGGACGCGGACGCGCGCCGCGCCGTCGCCCACGAGGAGGTCTGA
- the nusB gene encoding transcription antitermination factor NusB, translated as MAARNKARKRAFQILFEADQRGASVQTVLADWIRHARTDDRQPPVGEYTMELVEGYAEYADRIDDLIATYAVGWTLDRMPVVDRNIVRLGAYELVWVDETPDAVVIDEAVQLAKEFSTDDSPSFVNGLLGRFKDLKPSLRRV; from the coding sequence GTGGCTGCCCGGAACAAGGCCCGCAAGCGTGCCTTCCAGATCCTCTTCGAGGCCGACCAGCGCGGGGCGTCCGTGCAGACGGTCCTCGCGGACTGGATACGGCATGCCCGGACCGACGACCGCCAGCCGCCGGTCGGCGAGTACACCATGGAGCTGGTCGAGGGGTACGCGGAGTACGCGGACCGCATCGACGACCTCATCGCCACCTACGCGGTGGGCTGGACCCTCGACCGGATGCCGGTGGTCGACCGGAACATCGTGCGGCTCGGCGCCTACGAACTGGTGTGGGTGGACGAGACGCCCGACGCCGTGGTGATCGACGAGGCGGTACAGCTCGCCAAGGAATTCTCCACCGACGACTCGCCGTCGTTCGTGAACGGCCTGCTCGGCCGGTTCAAGGACCTCAAGCCGAGCCTGCGCCGCGTCTAG
- the efp gene encoding elongation factor P encodes MASTNDLKNGMVLKLDSGQLWSVVEFQHVKPGKGPAFVRTKLKNVLSGKVVDKTFNAGVKVETAVVDRRDMQFSYMDGEYFVFMDMGTYEQIHISREVVGDAANFLLEGFEATVAMYEGNALYVELPAAVELVIEHTDPGVQGDRSTGGSKPAKLETGYEIGVPLFITTGEKIKVDTRSGEYLGRVNS; translated from the coding sequence GTGGCTTCCACGAACGACCTCAAGAACGGCATGGTTCTCAAGCTCGACTCGGGCCAGCTCTGGTCCGTCGTCGAGTTCCAGCACGTCAAGCCGGGCAAGGGCCCGGCCTTTGTGCGCACCAAGCTGAAGAACGTGCTCTCCGGCAAGGTCGTCGACAAGACCTTCAACGCAGGCGTGAAGGTCGAGACCGCCGTAGTCGACCGCCGCGACATGCAGTTCTCGTACATGGACGGCGAGTACTTCGTCTTCATGGACATGGGCACCTACGAGCAGATCCACATCAGCAGGGAGGTCGTCGGCGACGCCGCCAACTTCCTGCTGGAGGGGTTCGAGGCCACGGTCGCGATGTACGAGGGCAACGCCCTCTACGTCGAGCTGCCCGCGGCCGTCGAGCTGGTCATCGAGCACACCGACCCCGGCGTGCAGGGCGACCGTTCCACCGGCGGCTCCAAGCCGGCCAAGCTGGAGACCGGTTACGAGATCGGTGTGCCGCTCTTCATCACGACCGGCGAGAAGATCAAGGTCGACACGCGCTCAGGCGAGTACCTCGGCCGGGTGAACAGCTAA
- a CDS encoding aminopeptidase P family protein, whose protein sequence is MAEVYADRRARLRERCSAAGSGAALVSRPANVRYLAGGAPPGAVLLLGARPDDDLLLCPRTPAGDPAEGRPDSALRLSVLPSGDGDPAIAAVGALAADGADRTAGPLAVEEHHLTVARHRALGSVAPGLRLTDLGCAVEQQRIVKDEEEIGCLRIAAEIADQALGELLESILVGRTERHLALELERRLIDHGAEGPAFPTSVATGPNSGREAHRPSDRRVEEGDFLTVGLGAEYRGYRCGIARTFVIGTSPADWQVELYELVFAAQRAGREGLLPGVGYRDVDHAARQPLAAAGYAEGLGARVGHGVGLENDEDPQLAPAAMGKLDACVPVTVGPGVHLPGRGGVRIADTLVVRPEADGGPELLTITTKELLAL, encoded by the coding sequence ATGGCAGAGGTGTATGCGGACCGCCGCGCGCGGCTGCGCGAGCGATGCTCAGCGGCAGGGAGCGGCGCCGCCCTGGTCTCCCGGCCGGCCAACGTCCGCTATCTCGCGGGCGGCGCGCCGCCCGGCGCCGTGCTGCTGCTCGGCGCCCGGCCCGACGACGACCTGCTGTTGTGCCCCCGTACCCCGGCCGGCGACCCCGCCGAGGGCCGTCCGGACAGCGCTCTGCGGCTGTCGGTCCTCCCGTCGGGCGACGGTGACCCGGCGATCGCCGCCGTCGGCGCACTCGCCGCCGACGGCGCGGACCGGACGGCGGGACCGCTCGCCGTCGAGGAGCACCATCTGACCGTTGCCCGGCACCGGGCCCTCGGCTCCGTCGCCCCCGGGCTGCGGCTGACCGACCTGGGCTGCGCGGTGGAGCAGCAGCGCATCGTCAAGGACGAGGAGGAGATCGGCTGTCTGCGGATCGCCGCCGAGATCGCCGACCAGGCCCTGGGCGAACTGCTGGAGTCGATCCTCGTGGGCCGCACCGAACGCCATCTCGCGCTGGAACTGGAACGCCGGCTGATCGACCACGGCGCCGAGGGCCCCGCGTTCCCGACCTCCGTCGCCACCGGCCCCAACTCGGGCCGTGAGGCGCACCGTCCGTCGGACCGGCGGGTCGAGGAGGGCGATTTTCTCACCGTGGGGCTCGGCGCCGAATACCGCGGATACCGGTGCGGCATCGCCCGTACGTTCGTCATCGGAACGTCCCCCGCCGACTGGCAGGTCGAGCTGTACGAGCTGGTCTTCGCGGCACAACGGGCAGGTCGGGAGGGGCTGCTGCCCGGAGTCGGCTACCGGGACGTGGACCACGCCGCCCGTCAGCCGCTGGCGGCGGCGGGGTACGCGGAGGGGCTCGGCGCCCGCGTCGGGCACGGTGTGGGGCTCGAAAATGACGAGGACCCGCAGTTGGCCCCCGCCGCCATGGGTAAACTGGACGCTTGCGTGCCTGTCACCGTAGGACCGGGGGTCCACCTTCCGGGCCGGGGCGGTGTCCGGATCGCTGACACGCTCGTCGTCCGCCCCGAAGCGGACGGCGGACCCGAGCTACTCACCATCACGACCAAGGAGCTGCTCGCGCTCTAG
- the aroQ gene encoding type II 3-dehydroquinate dehydratase has protein sequence MTRRVLVINGPNLGRLGSREPDVYGATSYAGLVDTCRTLGKELGFDVDVRETNDEGELIRWLHEAVDGSIPVVLNPGAFTHYSYALRDAAAQRTAPLIEVHISNPYTREEFRHTSVVAAVASGTVAGFGIGSYRLALRALAEELTG, from the coding sequence GTGACCCGGCGGGTCCTGGTCATCAACGGCCCCAACCTCGGCCGGCTCGGCTCCCGTGAGCCCGACGTGTACGGCGCGACCTCGTACGCGGGTCTGGTCGACACCTGCCGCACCCTCGGCAAGGAGCTGGGCTTCGACGTCGACGTACGCGAGACGAACGACGAGGGCGAGCTGATCCGCTGGCTGCACGAAGCGGTGGACGGATCAATTCCGGTCGTTCTCAACCCGGGTGCGTTCACGCACTACTCGTACGCGCTGCGTGACGCGGCGGCGCAGCGCACGGCGCCCCTCATCGAGGTGCACATCTCGAATCCGTACACACGGGAGGAATTCCGCCACACCTCGGTGGTCGCCGCCGTGGCGAGCGGTACGGTCGCCGGCTTCGGCATCGGCTCCTACCGGCTCGCACTCCGGGCGCTCGCCGAGGAGTTGACCGGCTGA
- the aroB gene encoding 3-dehydroquinate synthase — MTAQAVTRIQIGGTAGTDPYEVLVGRQLLGELPGLIGRAKRVAVLHPEALAETGEALRQDLADQGYEAIAVQLPNAEEAKTVEVAAYCWKALGQTGFTRSDVIVGVGGGATTDLAGFVAATWLRGVRWIAVPTTVLGMVDAAVGGKTGINTAEGKNLVGSFHPPAGVLCDLAALDSLGVHDYVSGMAEIIKAGFIADPAILDLVESDPEGARTPAGPHTAELIERSIRVKAEVVSSDLRESGLREILNYGHTLAHAIEKNERYKWRHGAAVSVGMVFAAELGRVAGRLDDATADRHRSVLESVGLPLTYRGDQWPKLLETMKVDKKSRGDLLRFIVLDGLAKPTVLEGPDPAVLLAAYGEVSA, encoded by the coding sequence ATGACCGCACAGGCAGTCACCCGTATCCAGATCGGCGGCACGGCCGGCACCGACCCGTACGAGGTACTGGTCGGCAGGCAGCTGCTGGGCGAGCTGCCCGGGCTCATCGGCCGCGCGAAGCGCGTCGCCGTGCTGCACCCCGAGGCGCTGGCCGAGACCGGCGAGGCGCTGCGCCAGGACCTGGCGGACCAGGGGTACGAGGCCATCGCCGTCCAACTGCCCAACGCGGAGGAGGCCAAGACCGTCGAGGTCGCCGCCTACTGCTGGAAGGCGCTCGGCCAGACCGGCTTCACCCGCAGCGACGTCATCGTCGGCGTCGGCGGCGGGGCCACCACGGACCTCGCCGGGTTCGTCGCGGCGACCTGGCTGCGCGGGGTGCGCTGGATCGCCGTACCGACGACCGTGCTCGGCATGGTCGACGCGGCCGTCGGCGGCAAGACCGGCATCAACACCGCCGAGGGCAAGAACCTGGTGGGCTCCTTCCACCCGCCCGCCGGGGTGCTCTGCGACCTGGCGGCGCTGGACTCGCTCGGTGTCCACGACTACGTCAGCGGCATGGCCGAGATCATCAAGGCCGGCTTCATCGCCGACCCGGCCATCCTCGACCTGGTCGAGTCGGACCCCGAAGGCGCCCGCACCCCCGCGGGTCCGCACACCGCCGAACTGATCGAGCGGTCGATCCGGGTCAAGGCCGAGGTCGTCTCCAGCGACCTCAGGGAGTCCGGACTGCGGGAGATCCTGAACTACGGCCACACCCTCGCGCACGCCATCGAGAAGAACGAGCGCTACAAGTGGCGGCACGGCGCCGCCGTCTCCGTCGGCATGGTCTTCGCAGCCGAACTGGGCCGGGTCGCCGGGCGCCTCGACGACGCGACGGCCGACCGGCACCGCTCGGTGCTGGAGTCGGTGGGACTGCCGCTGACCTACCGCGGCGACCAGTGGCCCAAGCTGCTGGAGACCATGAAGGTCGACAAGAAGTCGCGCGGCGACCTGCTGCGCTTCATCGTCCTCGACGGCCTTGCCAAGCCGACCGTCCTCGAAGGCCCCGACCCGGCGGTGCTGCTCGCCGCCTACGGCGAGGTGTCGGCGTGA
- a CDS encoding shikimate kinase, which yields MSDQEPSGTSAGPVVVLVGPMGAGKSVVGELLADQLGVGYRDSDADIVTAHDRTIADIFVDEGEPYFRELEREAVRRALTEHTGVLALGGGAILDDTTRELLTGLPVVYLSVDVTEVMKRVGLNTARPLLLVNPRQEWKKLMEARRHLYTGVARAVVATDDRTPEEVAEAVLDALELRKA from the coding sequence ATGAGCGACCAGGAGCCTTCGGGCACCTCGGCGGGACCCGTCGTCGTACTGGTGGGACCGATGGGCGCGGGCAAGTCCGTCGTCGGGGAACTGCTCGCCGACCAGCTCGGCGTGGGCTACCGGGACAGCGACGCCGACATCGTCACGGCGCACGACCGCACGATCGCCGACATCTTCGTCGACGAGGGCGAACCGTACTTCCGCGAGCTGGAACGCGAAGCCGTACGCCGCGCGCTCACCGAGCACACCGGTGTCCTGGCGCTCGGCGGCGGCGCGATCCTGGACGACACCACCCGCGAGCTGCTGACCGGGCTGCCCGTCGTCTACCTGTCGGTCGACGTGACCGAAGTGATGAAGCGGGTCGGCCTCAACACGGCACGCCCGCTGCTGCTGGTCAACCCGCGCCAGGAGTGGAAGAAGCTGATGGAGGCCCGCCGCCATCTCTACACCGGGGTGGCGCGCGCGGTGGTCGCGACGGACGACCGTACCCCCGAAGAGGTCGCCGAAGCCGTCCTCGACGCACTCGAACTGAGGAAAGCATGA
- the aroC gene encoding chorismate synthase — protein MSRLRWLTAGESHGPALVATLEGLPAGVPITTDIVADHLARRRLGYGRGARMKFERDEVTFLGGVRHGLTMGSPVAIMVGNTEWPKWEQVMAADPVDPAILDELARNAPLTRPRPGHADLAGMQKYGFDEARPVLERASARETAARVALGAVARSYLKETAGIEVVSHVVELAGAKAPYGVLPTPSDVERLDADPVRCLDADASKAMVAEIDQAHKDGDTLGGVVEVLAYGVPVGLGSHVHWDRRLDARLAAALMGIQAIKGVEVGDGFDLARVPGSQAHDEILVTDDGIRRASGRSGGTEGGLTTGELLRVRAAMKPIATVPRALATVDVATGEAAKAHHQRSDVCAVPAAGIVAEAMVALTLADAVAEKFGGDSVPETRRNVRSYLENLVIR, from the coding sequence TTGAGCAGGTTGCGCTGGCTGACCGCGGGGGAGTCGCACGGCCCCGCACTCGTCGCGACGCTGGAGGGCCTTCCCGCCGGTGTGCCCATCACCACCGACATCGTGGCCGACCACCTCGCCCGGCGGCGCCTCGGCTACGGGCGCGGCGCGCGGATGAAGTTCGAGCGCGACGAGGTCACCTTCCTCGGCGGTGTGCGGCACGGCCTCACCATGGGCTCGCCCGTCGCGATCATGGTCGGCAACACCGAGTGGCCCAAGTGGGAGCAGGTCATGGCGGCCGACCCCGTCGACCCCGCCATCCTCGACGAACTGGCCCGCAACGCCCCGCTGACCCGCCCCCGGCCCGGCCACGCGGACCTCGCGGGGATGCAGAAGTACGGCTTCGACGAGGCCAGGCCCGTCCTGGAGCGGGCCAGCGCCCGCGAGACCGCCGCCCGCGTCGCGCTCGGCGCCGTCGCCCGCTCGTACCTGAAGGAGACGGCCGGCATCGAGGTCGTCTCGCACGTGGTCGAGCTGGCCGGGGCCAAGGCTCCCTACGGCGTCCTCCCGACCCCCTCCGACGTCGAGCGGCTGGACGCCGACCCGGTGCGCTGCCTCGACGCCGACGCGAGCAAGGCGATGGTCGCCGAGATCGACCAGGCCCACAAGGACGGTGACACGCTCGGCGGAGTGGTCGAGGTCCTGGCGTACGGCGTGCCCGTCGGCCTCGGCTCGCACGTCCACTGGGACCGCAGGCTCGACGCCCGGCTCGCCGCCGCGCTGATGGGCATTCAGGCCATCAAGGGCGTCGAGGTCGGCGACGGCTTCGACCTGGCCCGGGTGCCCGGCTCGCAGGCCCACGACGAGATCCTGGTGACCGACGACGGCATCAGGCGCGCCTCGGGACGCTCCGGCGGCACCGAGGGCGGTCTGACCACCGGCGAGCTGCTGCGGGTACGGGCCGCGATGAAGCCCATCGCGACCGTGCCGCGCGCGCTCGCCACCGTCGACGTCGCCACCGGCGAGGCGGCGAAGGCGCACCACCAGCGCTCCGACGTGTGCGCGGTGCCGGCGGCCGGCATCGTCGCCGAGGCCATGGTGGCGCTGACCCTCGCCGACGCCGTCGCCGAGAAGTTCGGCGGCGACAGCGTCCCCGAGACCCGCCGCAATGTCCGTTCGTACCTGGAGAATCTGGTGATCCGATGA
- a CDS encoding shikimate dehydrogenase has protein sequence MTTRASAAEGRRAAVLGSPIAHSLSPVLHRAAYAELGLDGWSYDRFEVAEAGLPAFLEGLGRDGDGRAWAGLSLTMPLKRAVIPLLDKITDTAASVEAVNTVVFDADGRRTGDNTDIPGMLAALRERGVTTVGSAAVLGAGATASSALAALARVCTGPVTAYVRSAARAAEMRGWGERLGVDVRTADWTAAADAFAAPLVIATTPAGATDELAPLVPGSPGTLFDVLYEPWPTPLATAWSAAGGPVVGGLDLLVHQAVLQVEQMTGRTPAPLAAMREAGERALRAR, from the coding sequence ATGACAACAAGGGCCTCGGCGGCTGAGGGGCGCAGGGCGGCCGTGCTCGGCTCGCCCATCGCACATTCCCTCTCGCCCGTCCTGCACCGGGCGGCCTACGCCGAACTCGGCCTCGACGGCTGGTCGTACGACCGCTTCGAGGTGGCCGAGGCGGGGCTGCCCGCGTTCCTCGAAGGACTCGGCCGGGACGGTGACGGGCGGGCGTGGGCGGGTCTCTCCCTGACCATGCCGCTCAAGCGCGCCGTCATCCCGCTGCTCGACAAGATCACCGACACCGCGGCTTCGGTGGAGGCCGTCAACACGGTGGTGTTCGACGCCGACGGCCGGCGCACCGGCGACAACACCGACATCCCCGGCATGCTCGCCGCGCTGCGCGAGCGCGGGGTGACCACGGTCGGCTCGGCCGCCGTACTCGGCGCGGGCGCCACGGCCTCGTCGGCGCTCGCCGCGCTCGCCCGCGTCTGCACGGGACCGGTCACCGCGTACGTACGCAGCGCCGCCCGCGCCGCCGAGATGCGCGGCTGGGGCGAGCGGCTGGGTGTCGACGTCCGCACCGCCGACTGGACGGCGGCCGCCGACGCGTTCGCGGCGCCGCTGGTGATCGCGACGACCCCGGCCGGCGCGACGGACGAGCTGGCGCCGCTGGTGCCGGGCAGCCCCGGCACGCTCTTCGACGTGCTGTACGAGCCCTGGCCCACACCGCTCGCGACCGCCTGGTCGGCGGCCGGCGGACCGGTCGTCGGCGGCCTCGACCTGCTGGTGCACCAGGCGGTGCTCCAGGTCGAACAGATGACGGGGCGTACCCCCGCACCGCTCGCCGCGATGCGCGAGGCGGGGGAGCGGGCCCTGCGCGCACGCTGA
- the mltG gene encoding endolytic transglycosylase MltG — protein MTDYGRGPGSEPWHPEDPLYGDQGWAAQQAADGQAPYGGQPQQQYPQQPVQGQQTAGQGQYAAGQDPYQQQYPPQQYADPQYQQQYPQAQAQYQQQPQPQQPQQYGGQQQYNDPRYNNAQQQPQAQQYDAQHQYTDPQYNDPQYQGGWDTGQRAAMQYGQQPPGGYGNQGDTGQGNGYPQNPDYYAAPEGYPQQQPPGQQQPVQQQPVQAPPPGRGQAGPAAGQRRPEPENDWDGPQPEETHPFFTGADTPVPARGRRAEDDDRYDESDDAYDDHGGDGDRRGDGKKKGRSGRACLVVAVVLLGVVGGVSYVGYNFYQDRFGPPPDFSGSGTGAVQIVVPEGASGAEIAALLVKGGVVKSQGAFVEAQKDNPKGDTIQAGVYTLGTGMSGQNAVTKMLDPKSQDVLIVAPGWRNGQVYAAIDKRLGVKDGTTKAVAKSQLKTLGLPDWAQNNGKIKDPLEGFLLPGNYGVAKGTKPEAALKQMVTRADDAYTKADLVGEAEKRGLRDPWQLLTVASLVQAEGKTHDDFRKMSEVVYNRLKPTNTETNQLLQFDSTFNYLKGQSKIDLTEAEVNGNHDPYNTYTVKGLPPGPIGNPGPDALAAAVNPTSDGWMYFVATDGADKTEFAKTNAEFEKLKDKFNDNKGLGG, from the coding sequence ATGACTGACTATGGCCGGGGCCCCGGCTCCGAACCGTGGCACCCCGAGGATCCCCTGTACGGGGACCAGGGATGGGCAGCGCAGCAGGCCGCCGACGGCCAGGCCCCGTACGGCGGCCAGCCGCAGCAGCAGTACCCGCAGCAGCCGGTTCAGGGGCAGCAGACGGCAGGCCAGGGCCAGTACGCGGCCGGCCAGGACCCGTACCAGCAGCAGTACCCCCCGCAGCAGTACGCCGACCCGCAGTACCAGCAGCAGTACCCGCAGGCCCAGGCTCAGTACCAGCAGCAGCCCCAGCCGCAGCAGCCCCAGCAGTACGGCGGGCAGCAGCAGTACAACGACCCCCGGTACAACAACGCGCAGCAGCAGCCGCAGGCCCAGCAGTACGACGCGCAGCACCAGTACACCGATCCCCAGTACAACGACCCGCAGTACCAAGGCGGTTGGGACACCGGGCAGCGGGCGGCCATGCAGTACGGCCAGCAGCCCCCCGGTGGCTACGGCAACCAGGGCGACACCGGGCAGGGCAACGGCTACCCGCAGAACCCCGACTACTACGCCGCCCCCGAGGGCTACCCGCAACAGCAGCCGCCGGGCCAGCAGCAGCCGGTGCAGCAGCAGCCGGTGCAGGCGCCGCCGCCCGGCCGTGGCCAGGCAGGGCCCGCCGCAGGGCAGCGCCGCCCCGAGCCGGAGAACGACTGGGACGGCCCGCAGCCGGAGGAGACGCACCCCTTCTTCACCGGCGCCGACACCCCCGTCCCCGCCAGGGGCCGGCGTGCCGAGGACGACGACCGGTACGACGAGTCCGACGACGCGTACGACGACCACGGGGGCGACGGCGACCGCCGTGGCGACGGCAAGAAGAAGGGCCGCAGCGGCCGGGCCTGTCTCGTCGTCGCCGTGGTCCTGCTGGGCGTGGTCGGTGGCGTCAGCTACGTCGGCTACAACTTCTACCAGGACCGCTTCGGCCCGCCGCCGGACTTCTCCGGCAGCGGTACGGGCGCGGTCCAGATCGTGGTGCCCGAAGGCGCTTCGGGCGCCGAGATCGCCGCGCTGCTGGTGAAGGGCGGCGTGGTCAAGAGCCAGGGCGCGTTCGTCGAGGCGCAGAAGGACAACCCCAAGGGCGACACGATCCAGGCGGGCGTCTACACCCTCGGCACCGGCATGTCCGGGCAGAACGCCGTCACGAAGATGCTGGACCCCAAGAGCCAGGACGTCCTCATCGTCGCTCCGGGCTGGCGCAACGGTCAGGTCTACGCGGCGATCGACAAACGGCTGGGCGTCAAGGACGGCACGACCAAGGCCGTTGCCAAGTCGCAGCTCAAGACGCTCGGCCTGCCCGACTGGGCGCAGAACAACGGCAAGATAAAAGACCCGCTCGAAGGCTTCCTGCTGCCAGGGAACTACGGGGTCGCCAAGGGGACGAAACCCGAGGCGGCCCTGAAGCAGATGGTGACCCGGGCCGACGACGCGTACACCAAGGCCGACCTGGTGGGCGAGGCCGAGAAGCGCGGGCTGCGGGATCCGTGGCAGCTGCTCACGGTCGCCAGCCTCGTGCAGGCCGAGGGCAAGACGCACGACGACTTCCGCAAGATGTCCGAGGTCGTCTACAACCGGCTCAAGCCCACCAACACGGAGACGAACCAGCTGCTCCAGTTCGACTCCACCTTCAACTACCTCAAGGGCCAGAGCAAGATCGACCTCACCGAGGCCGAGGTCAACGGCAACCACGACCCGTACAACACGTACACGGTGAAGGGGCTGCCGCCTGGCCCCATCGGCAACCCCGGCCCCGACGCCCTCGCCGCTGCGGTCAACCCGACCAGTGACGGCTGGATGTACTTCGTGGCGACCGACGGGGCGGACAAGACCGAGTTCGCCAAGACGAACGCCGAGTTCGAGAAGCTCAAGGACAAGTTCAATGACAACAAGGGCCTCGGCGGCTGA
- the ruvX gene encoding Holliday junction resolvase RuvX, with protein MRRGRRLAIDVGDARIGVASCDPDGVLATPVETVPGRDVPAAHRRLLQLVQEYEPIEVLIGLPRSLNGGEGPAAAKVRIFAQEVARGAAPVPVRLVDERMTTVSAAQGLRASGVTSKKGRSVIDQAAAIIILQNALEAERALGKAPGEAVEVVI; from the coding sequence ATGAGACGAGGACGTCGTCTCGCGATCGACGTCGGGGACGCCCGGATCGGGGTCGCCTCGTGCGACCCCGACGGGGTCCTCGCCACCCCGGTGGAGACCGTGCCGGGACGTGATGTCCCGGCCGCCCACCGGCGGCTGCTCCAGCTCGTCCAGGAGTACGAACCGATCGAGGTGCTGATCGGGCTGCCGCGCTCCCTGAACGGCGGCGAGGGCCCGGCGGCGGCGAAGGTCCGGATCTTCGCCCAGGAGGTCGCACGGGGCGCCGCTCCCGTACCCGTACGGCTGGTGGACGAGCGGATGACGACGGTGTCGGCGGCCCAGGGCCTGCGCGCGTCCGGCGTGACGTCCAAGAAGGGCCGGTCGGTGATCGACCAGGCGGCTGCGATCATCATCCTGCAGAATGCCCTTGAGGCTGAACGAGCCTTGGGTAAAGCTCCGGGCGAAGCCGTCGAAGTGGTCATCTGA